Genomic DNA from Setaria italica strain Yugu1 chromosome V, Setaria_italica_v2.0, whole genome shotgun sequence:
tgactctccaagaaagttggaatgacttataatttggataatttggaacggagggagtagtttacaAACAAATTGCGCAAGGCATTAATCCAGACAGAGCATCTTATCACAGCAGAATTACATGCCAGGACCTGGAAGACGCAGGCGAGCGTGTCCACTCCAAATTAATAAGAATCCCCATATTTTGGCGAATTCTGCAAGATGGCATCTGCGTCCGATCTTCCTCTATCGCAGCAGGATTACATGCCGGAACCTGCAAAAGTCTGTTGATCGGTGCGTTCATCAGGAGTTGCAACAGTGCATTGACCTAGGAAAGCAGGCGTGGGGCCCCTGGTCACCTGGTATTCCCTTGGAATCCACTGATTGGTGTGGAATGCAGAAGAGGGCATAGCTGAATGTTCTGAGACGGGGTTGGAATGGGATTGCAAAAGCGAGTGCATGATTAGCGAGCAGCGATACAGGCTGTCTGCAGGCCCTGCGCCAAACAAGTGGCTCCTGCCCTTTCTCCCAATGCAGGAAGAACCAGAGGGTCAGAGACAAAAAGGGGCAGGAAGCCACTGAAAGACACTGCACAGCGGCACCAATTGGCTCCCTTTGTTGAGGGTAAGGCAAGGCACTGAGGCTAAGACTGAACCACTCACTAaaacccttttcttttatgCATACTGAACAATCTGCATGGTCATGCATTATGTGCTACATCTATATATTCTGATGCTTCCTGCTCCTGAAATCTCATCACCATCTCacactttttccattttttacatatatattttCTCTTTTCATCTTCACAAAAGGCGGTGTTTCGGGTCGATGATTTGAAGGCGGAATCTGAGATGTGTAACCGGGTTGCAAATGCTAAGAGTTTGTGGCCATTGTTGCCTCAGCCTCGAACCTCGGTGGCGGGGGGTGCACACCAACTGTGCTATGCTCAGTTCCTCGTGGCCAACTGCGATAGGCTCAGTTCCTCCTCGTGGCATTCGATCACAACCCGCACACGTCTCAGCTGCGGGTTGTGATCCAAGCCCAAAGTGGCAACCATTCGCTGCATCTCGGCTAGCTTTGGGGGGGTTAAAGCAGCGCCATGATTGTCCCCGGAATCTTATCCTGCTGCGGCTAGTACAACTACATGCAATGGAAGAGACCGATGGCACCGTGAGGAAGACGTCGTCGTCACCTCCCCTGCGCCTGCCCCCCCAGCCGTTAATAGAATGCGGCATTCGGCTTTTGCATATGCTATAAACCGATTAGCGGAGAAGCAACGCATCTGTGTGTTTATGgatagattttttttgttttgttcgcATTGGCTGCCATCGGAATTGCGGTAAACAGTCAGGAGATTGGGAATCATCCATGTCAGGCTCCATTATTCGTCGATCAATCAGGATTTCTCTTTACTATAATTGCATGCAGAGTGGAACCGGCCGTCAAAAGTGCGTAGAGGAACTTAATTGTTAACTGTAAAAAGGGATGAGTCAAAAAGTTGGGGGGGACAGAACAAGGGAACTCGCATTTTTCCTTTCTTTAACCTCGGCTTTTATTGGAAATTAAAAAGGACGGGACAAAGTAAGACTGACTGTTGGCATCAGCCACACTCTTTCTTCTAATTACTTTTAcatatcctcctcctcctttttagCTTCGGTTGCTGCTCTTCCAAATGGCTAACCCTCCTCGAGTTGTCGAGGATTAGTTACAttcattcaaaagaaaaaaaaaagaagggaaaaatgTCCTCGTGATCCGGCGGCGCGATCCTTGATGGTCATCAATTGATCTTCAATCTCGTACagttatttttttttggttttatGCTTTTCTCTGTTGTGTAGTTGCCCGATCAACCTGAAAAAAGGATGAGGAAAAGGTAGGTTGGATTAGTTGAGAGCAATAGGACAGTCTGTCactgtcatgtgtgtgtgtgtgtgtgtgtgtgtaatgCCATCAGTTGAATTGACATGAGCACAAGGGAGTGCCGCCAGTGCTTACCGTAGTATGATCTGGGCATATTGCACCTGAAGCACTCAGTTCGGTTGGCGTAGTTCTGCACGTTGCAGCCCAGTCTGCAGAGACGAAATCAAACAAGAAGCAGCATTAGCATTCAGCAAGCAAGTAAAAGGATTAATTGTAGACACACTTGACTACTTGAGCAACTGCTGGTACTCCTACTACTTCTAGTTTTAGAAAGAATGCAGAGCCGACACGACAAGAAATTCCATTTGGCGGCTCAGCATTCTTGTAGGCAGAATATTCCAGGGGACTTGAGTTGCAAATCTTTTTAGCACAAAAGGGCTCAATAATGAATATAAATCTTTATCTCTCCTCACGACATGATCTCCATTTAATATTTGTGCAAAGTAAGTAGGGGGGCTTCATGCATGCTGTTTAGCATTTTTAATCTGTTCCTTGCCAAATAAAGGTAGTAGTACTAGAATAACTAATTAGCTAAGTGACCCCACTGCTAGTTATTAAACTGCAAGCAAGTGCTgctgcatgcatcatgcatgcaacTATGCTGCATTCCCGCCGAGCAGCACGGATTAGCAAGAATCATGGACGATAATTGTGTAAAGTATATATCTGCAGGTTCGTTCTAACCTTGGGCAGATCCAGTCGCCGGGCTTCATCCCGGCCTGGCCGGCGACGGTGAACCCCCACCcctgcgcgacggcggcggccgcctcgttCTTGGCGGCGGAGCACTTGAAGCAGCTGCCCCGGGAGGCGTAGTTGTGGACGCCGCAGCGGCAGCAGTACCAGTCGCCGGGCTTGACGTCCCAGTCGCCGCCCAGCGCGGCGTAGTCCGTCCGCTCGCCGCCCAGCTTCGCCTCGCCGCAGCGCTGGCACGCCTCGCGCTTGCAGAAGTTCACGTACTGGCACGACCGGCAGCTCCAGTCGCCGGGCTTCCTGCTAGCAACCATGTTCATCTTCTCCATTTCGCCTTGCCTTTCTAGGCTCTGCTCTCTGTTCCTACCAAAAGAAGTGTATATCTACCAGAAAATCTCTCTAGCTACTCTTCAATTCTCTTGTATGTATCTGGCTACCTACGCGATCGGCGATCGATGCCGATCGGGATCAGAGCAAGAGCAAGCGGTCGAGctagctgcagctgctggaATGCTGCTGAGCTCGCTTGCTCTGGGCGAGTGGCGATGGAAGGCTTGTTGCTTGGGTTGAAGAgggaggaggcgcgcgcgggcTTTTATATAGGGTTTGGTGTGCTGCTGGAGGAGGCGAGGCAAAGTTGGTGTGCGAGCTGAGTCGTCTGAGTGTGCGCTCTAGTCTGTCTGTCTGGCTCATCACATATCGCTTTTCAGTTATACTGTATCACTGTGCCATAACTGGGGAATCTCCACGATTGATGGGGACCTATGCGTTCTCAGCATGCACGAGATCGAGCTGGGCTAGATAGCTGTGGGGtgtgtcatgactcatgaggaaccaAATGCCACCTGCCTCCTCCAGTTCCCAACTTCATCAGGCAATGCAATGCCAATGCCTTTGCTAGCTTGTGAGATCGATATCTCGTCTTGCATTGGGACCAGGTGCATCCATGTCGCCATTGGTACTGATCACATTTTGACCTTTGAGTGGTGCGTCTTTGCTCAGTGCTCATGTCTAGTTTCAAGAGTACTACACTACCAGCATTTAACCTTTGTCTCTGAAGTTTCGCATGAAAATTAAACTTTGgatgaaattaaaaaatatgtgGTTTTTAGTAGGAAATATTCTTGTCATATATTTTTTTGGCcaatttttcattcctttttataTTTCTTCTTTGTAACATAAGTGTAGACACTACGATCTACCCAACAGGAGTAAAACCCTGATgcccacaatttatttatctaaatAAAATGTGTAAGGCGAATATAAACTAAGGAGGCAGCAAGGGGGCGGAGCTTAATGTGTTGTGGCCAAAGGTGGCCATGGCCTTTCTGTGCAGTTGGAAATTCTCTTAAGTAAAAACTAAATTCAGTGATTTTTGGGCTTGGTCTCTAAACTGAAATAGtgacaaaaaaaattcatacaaattttattaaaCTTTTATTACTTTCTTGCTTTATTGTATTTTAAAACATGTTAATTCTTTTGAACTATGGCGAAAGCATTCTCTCTAATTTGCATTAGTCAAGATTTTCTCTAGATTGGCCTATTACCGATTTATTAATTTACACTAGGTACTCTTTTCTATATCTGGAACCTCTTCAAAATCTCAATTATTTTTCTGAAGGATATTTCTCTTAGTTTCAtcttttatataatttttttattgatTTGGGTGATAAATCGATCAATTCAAAGCGTGAGGAATATGAATCAgctatatattttttctttttcaatcgAAAATATATTTGTTTTTCATATGCGAACGTCGTAACAAGAATAGAAAATGGTATGCAAAATTAAACACTGTGACAAGCAACAAGCACACGGGGAACCTCATCGTCTTGGGTTATTTAAAATTTTAACCCTGGTTCCCACGCACACACGCCCGCGCGCGAGTATTTTCAGGCTTCCAGCGGAATGTTGTCGAAGTATGATGGTGGCATACTCAAGGGTGTGCATGAGCGTGATGTGTGGCCTGAAAAAACGAAAAGCAagcacatacatacatatatactcTTTTGAACTAGGTTGGTTCATAAAGGGGAGAGGAAGAAAAGCTAGGTTGTTCCATACCGTGCGGTGCCAGCGTGAATACAATGCGCGACTGGAATCACAGTTGGGGGAGGCGGCATGACAATGAGGTCCAGTGATGAGGAGGTgccgcggccgtcgtcgccgccgccattgctgagCTAGGAAAGAAGGTGGCCAGCCGAGTAGATCAAACACCCTAGCAAGCCATCAAGGCAGTATTAATTTCCCAAACTCTTCAGATTTCCCAGGTGTCCCCTCTGCTAGTACGTCAGCAAGCAGTTATATTATATacttcctctgttccaaattatagatcattttagctttattagattcatagactttgttatacatttagatatactctatgtctagatgcataatagaaaagctaaaatgacatGTAActtgaacggagggagtatcatttgattaaataaaatatttcaTCATTGTTGAAAAGTGAGATACGTTGGTCGGAGACCGTGTTCTTGTTTATCCATGGAGCAGGGGGGCACAAAAAGTTTAAAGCTCATGCATGAATAATGTATAATGGGGACGATCAATATTTCATCTTTGaccaaaaagtttttttttccatgtgcACAATGAACCTATCccaattttatttattaccAGTGCCATGCATGAATAATGTATATATAGATACTGATGCACGCGTGCGTGCAGCATGCGGTCAACAAGCTAATTGCTGAGTGGCACATGTAAAACGTTTGCTGCTGGGATCGGAGAGCTAAAATACATCCCAGACAAAAAGGTCAAAAGCTAGCAGGGAGATATCTTTTATGTATAGTTTAGCTGGAACATGTGCGTTCTTCATCCAAATAAAATCatataca
This window encodes:
- the LOC101773387 gene encoding zinc finger Ran-binding domain-containing protein 2, with the translated sequence MEKMNMVASRKPGDWSCRSCQYVNFCKREACQRCGEAKLGGERTDYAALGGDWDVKPGDWYCCRCGVHNYASRGSCFKCSAAKNEAAAAVAQGWGFTVAGQAGMKPGDWICPRLGCNVQNYANRTECFRCNMPRSYYG